The Verrucomicrobiota bacterium DNA segment GGTCGATCATTTCAAATTGCCCGACGTAATTGTCGAGATCAGCCGCGACGCTTTCACTGGACTTCGATCCCTTCGTTATTTTCGAAGACACCAGAACAGCGCTGGTGCCGCAAAGGAGAATGACGACAGTGGTGGCGATGGTCTTTTGCAGAGTGGTCATGACGATGGCTTTGGTTGTGGTTGCAGTTGCAGTGGTGGCAATTGTGTTTCCGAGAGCGGCGGCGGTGGTGATTGCGGCGCTCAATCCAACCGGTGCGGCTTGGGCAGCATTGGCTGAAATCATCACCACGAGGCTGCTCGCGCCAATGGTGACGCCGCGTCTTGTGAAGAATTCGCGCAAGCGATCCACGGCGCGGCTGACGCGCTTTTGGGCGGCATCTTCGCTGGCGCCGAAGAATTGGCCGACTTCGCGCAGGGATTTGTTCTCGAAATAGCGAAGAAGGAGGGCTGCGCGATCACTTTCTTCGAGAGAGTGCATCCCTTCGTCGAGCAGCGGTTCGATCTCATTCCAGGCGGTGGTGTTGGCGTCCATGTCATTCATTTCCAAGGCGGTTTGCTCGCGCACTTGGCGGCGAATCTCGCCGCGCACCAAATTCACGGAAATTCGATGCGTCACCTTGTAAAGCCAGGCCGCAAGGATCGTGTCTGTCGAGAGGTGATTGGCCTGACACGCAAGTTCGAGGAAAACGCATTGGGCGACTTCCTCCGCGAGTTGTGGTGAGCGAACCTGACGCAGAGCCGCGCCATACACAATGTTGACGTGCCGCCGAACGATTTCGGCGAAAGCATCGTCAGTCCTCTCTCGTGCGTAGGAATCGAGCAATTCCAAGTCGCTGCGGCTCATATTCAATTGTATATCACCGCCAACCTTCGGAATCCGCCAAATTTTGTTTGGAAATGAGTTGGGGGCGCAATTCCTCCCGTCGACGGTCTGGGCGACGGCGTAAAGCGGGGGAAACCGTGCTTCGCCAATTGGTCCAGCTCAATTCGTTCTCGAAGGCTGTCCAACGTGTCGCGTTCGGCTGCTGTCATCGTGGGCAACCATACATCGTAGTCACCTTCGCATCACGACACTGTTCTTTCTGCGGGCCGAAGAACATGGGTTATCACTGCAAATGATAGCCGTAAGGCATTCCCACGTTCACCAACTTGTCCGCAGTGCAATCAAACACATCGTGCCGGGAGTTGGCGGCGCACATAACGAAAGGGAGGCCAGCATGGCTATTAACTACGCAAAGCTCTTCAACCGACGCGTCACGCCGCAGTCGCTGCCGATTCCGGGTTCGACGCAGGTCGCAAACTCGGCTGGCGGCTACTCCTGGCCGGTGGATGACTGGACGCGGTTCGACCGCTTCCTGATCCTCGGCGCGGAAGGGGGCACGTATTACATCGGCGAACGCGAACTGGTGAAGCAGAACCACGACGCACTCGTCCGCTGCATCAAGGCCGACGGTGTTCGCGCCGTGAACCGCATCGTTGAAATCAGCGACAGCGGCCGCGCGCCGAAGAATGATCCGGCCATCTTCGCCCTGGCGTTGGTGGCCGCTCACGGCAATGCCGAAGCCAAGGCGCTGGCCTTCCAGAACCTCGGCAAGGTCTGCCGCATCGGCACGCACCTGTTCCACTTCGCCGAGTATGTGAATGCTCTGCGTGGTTGGGGGCGCGGTCTGCGCAACGCTGTGGGTCG contains these protein-coding regions:
- a CDS encoding sigma-70 family RNA polymerase sigma factor; translated protein: MSRSDLELLDSYARERTDDAFAEIVRRHVNIVYGAALRQVRSPQLAEEVAQCVFLELACQANHLSTDTILAAWLYKVTHRISVNLVRGEIRRQVREQTALEMNDMDANTTAWNEIEPLLDEGMHSLEESDRAALLLRYFENKSLREVGQFFGASEDAAQKRVSRAVDRLREFFTRRGVTIGASSLVVMISANAAQAAPVGLSAAITTAAALGNTIATTATATTTKAIVMTTLQKTIATTVVILLCGTSAVLVSSKITKGSKSSESVAADLDNYVGQFEMIDHKIEIKKRANGLAVNIDGNPAFVAYPKSVDKFASHDHNSLTELTFVRDALGRATQFALVRDGRKLGDLKRSDQ